In Drosophila innubila isolate TH190305 chromosome 2R unlocalized genomic scaffold, UK_Dinn_1.0 1_C_2R, whole genome shotgun sequence, the following are encoded in one genomic region:
- the LOC117784412 gene encoding putative ATP-dependent RNA helicase BoYb: MAEKFAADDNNNNGDVDSLHYEVQESFPFHVQPLLAPNCSEYAVAHSNVSLKPACQMREVSFLPHIMNAMRKLRLMQVLRVQSYAWPYLNQGSDHGVVIVSAPRSGRTLSYVPPLCQMVCKSLAEQRCRRRWELKGPIAVVLAADLGRVRQLGGLCNMMLRKAKNEEWLTLVLTVPSAQTQEFFLRWLNGVGCLVATPAQFLWLCSSDLLKMPNLRFVAYDDVDLMQPEQLLQVHQQLLNLTRKQRPQLVITSQSYNHKLLKMLQEFNAHPMLLFGDILEAAVYGGVRMRMLLRKSETKHEELLRLLQQRSPHLLRTVINCHTDAEISDLVKILEAHGYRCLPYYQTAGMEVRDHVLRWMRNTRGELLLCTDDCPELNIRHAETLIHYSLSDSWSKFKLRHLSLADNLRNQFEQSLAEGSVEQSTDKDYKSDGLLSLVFLDQTNHNQMPRLVDFLQMHQRVEEPIVLLARQLRNQLESLKCNEPALCDVLLSLGHCGDTLCNQRHQLLPYDRLLPPQMPTQGDVKLQLVKVYSPTHYCVRLLEHLLPGGNWKPLPRQPALEMKLQLLQSQNCCRHWPPKAKEICTYRNEYGYERVRILRVAPIERVNLSRTDVAVEVQALDVDTRLILTTSGKLYVCPEELRNALPLAIDLRILGMVPYTGERSWHEEDGRQCADWLNAVPQPNILQASIAMSLSHTIFVHNLGVTSYAPSLQMHVRLFNMCQQLTRKKLAKKCDQAVDKLMKFLVDDQIKEQQQSAVEHPVEKHLEIQQPEKQKQITKTTAVKAPAGRLSFFAKMALQLGKENRLRLEQQKQQKELDQNALKDKETDYSVESLYNCLMNCSLLDLQEQQLSAVDCNVPEELLKQIIEPKLKTAKLPQVEQQRNKSKTTAAVVTQKALDLQCQTPPNVVRPEVVYYQTACTLELQVILPEADMQYGALLHNGRCICFWTLGTSESVTYQFTLNTHCPYQSLSHHMQGRTVYLSILKALAETYPLEFSFYKFMKPQHEKLNGLEEQRRSHVSNFEKYLLHKGYINGRSVKYSDDEHDFSSDDQSEEFIPEACPESVERPIDLSELICD, translated from the exons ATGGCCGAAAAATTTGCAGCtgacgataacaacaacaatggggaTGTGGATAGCCTGCATTATGAAGTACAGGAGAGTTTCCCGTTTCACGTGCAACCGCTGCTCGCTCCCAATTGCTCGGAATACGCCGTGGCGCACTCGAATGTGAGCTTGAAACCAGCGTGTCAGATGAGGGAGGTTTCATTTCTACCGCATATTATGAACGCCATGAGAAAGTTACGGCTGATGCAGGTGCTGCGAGTTCAGAGTTATGCGTGGCCATATCTGAACCAAGGCTCGGATCACGGCGTCGTCATCGTAAGTGCTCCGCGCAGTGGACGCACCCTGAGCTATGTGCCGCCACTTTGCCAAATGGTGTGCAAATCCCTGGCGGAGCAGCGCTGCCGTCGTCGCTGGGAACTGAAGGGTCCCATTGCGGTGGTGCTTGCTGCGGATCTGGGTCGAGTGCGGCAGCTTGGCGGTTTGTGCAACATGATGCTGCGCAAGGCCAAGAACGAGGAGTGGCTGACTCTGGTGCTGACGGTGCCCTCGGCTCAAACACAGGAGTTCTTTCTACGTTGGCTTAATGGTGTTGGCTGCCTGGTGGCGACACCTGCCCAGTTTCTCTGGTTGTGCAGCTCTGATCTTCTCAAGATGCCAAACTTGCGGTTCGTTGCCTACGATGATGTAGATCTAATGCAGCCGGAGCAGCTGCTCCAGGTGCATCAGCAGCTGTTGAACCTGACCAGGAAACAGCGTCCACAGTTGGTGATCACCTCACAGTCGTACAATCACAAACTGCTCAAAATGCTGCAGGAGTTTAATGCCCATCCCATGCTCCTTTTTGGCGATATATTGGAGGCAGCGGTCTATGGAGGCGTACGCATGCGTATGTTGCTCCGGAAAAGCGAGACAAAACATGAGGAGCTGCTACGTCTGCTCCAACAGCGATCTCCACATCTACTGCGCACTGTCATCAACTGCCACACTGATGCGGAAATCTCTGATCTTGTAAAGATTTTGGAGGCACATGGCTACAGGTGTTTACCGTACTATCAGACAGCTGGAATGGAGGTGCGTGATCATGTGCTCCGCTGGATGCGGAACACACGGGGCGAGCTGCTGCTCTGCACCGATGACTGTCCCGAATTGAACATCCGCCATGCCGAGACCCTGATCCACTACAGTCTCAGCGATAGCTGGAGCAAGTTCAAGTTACGTCATCTATCATTAGCCGACAATTTACGCAATCAATTTGAACAATCTCTGGCAGAAGGGTCTGTGGAGCAGAGCACTGACAAGGATTACAAGTCGG ATGGCTTACTTTCGCTGGTTTTCCTAGACCAGACCAACCATAATCAGATGCCGCGTCTTGTGGACTTTCTGCAAATGCATCAGCGGGTTGAGGAGCCCATCGTTCTCCTGGCTCGCCAGCTACGCAATCAATTGGAAAGCCTCAAGTGCAACGAACCAGCCTTGTGTGATGTCCTGCTTAGCCTGGGACATTGCGGCGACACTCTGTGTAACCAACGTCATCAGCTGCTGCCTTACGATCGTCTGTTGCCACCACAGATGCCAACCCAGGGCGATGTGAAGCTGCAGCTGGTCAAAGTCTATTCGCCAACACATTACTGTGTGCGTCTGCTGGAGCATTTACTTCCTGGCGGCAACTGGAAGCCTTTACCTCGCCAGCCGGCGCTGGAAATgaaactgcagctgctgcaatcACAGAATTGTTGTCGTCATTGGCCGCCCAAGGCCAAAGAGATCTGCACCTACCGCAATGAGTATGGATACGAGCGTGTTCGTATACTTCGTGTGGCACCCATTGAACGGGTGAATCTGTCAAGAACTGACGTGGCTGTGGAGGTGCAGGCATTGGATGTCGATACACGTCTGATTCTAACCACCAGCGGCAAGCTATACGTTTGTCCGGAGGAATTACGTAATGCCCTACCGTTGGCAATTGATCTGCGCATCCTAGGAATGGTGCCGTACACTGGCGAGCGCAGTTGGCATGAGGAGGATGGTCGTCAGTGCGCCGACTGGTTAAATGCTGTGCCCCAGCCTAATATTCTGCAGGCTAGCATTGCTATGTCACTCTCACACACGATCTTTGTGCACAATTTGGGTGTGACAAGCTATGCGCCTAGTCTCCAGATGCATGTGCGACTTTTCAACATGTGCCAGCAACTGACACGCAAAAAACTGGCCAAGAAATGTGATCAGGCAGTTGATAAACTCATGAAATTCTTAGTAGACGACCAGATAaaggagcaacaacagtcTGCTGTAGAACATCCTGTGGAGAAACATCTCGAGATACAACAACCCGAGAAGCAGAAGCAAATAACAAAGACGACAGCAGTCAAAGCTCCCGCAGGAAGACTCAGTTTCTTTGCCAAAATGGCCCTGCAGTTGGGCAAAGAAAATAGATTACGGTTagagcagcagaagcaacagaAGGAATTGGATCAGAATGCCTTAAAAGACAAAGAGACGGATTACAGTGTAGAATCTTTGTATAATTGTTTAATGAACTGCTCGTTGTTGGATttgcaggagcagcagctatCAGCTGTCGATTGCAATGTGCCAGAAGAATTACTCAAACAGATAATAGAACCAAAGTTGAAGACAGCGAAGCTGCCTCAGGTTGAGCAACAACGGAACAAAAGTAAGACAACTGCAGCTGTAGTTACACAGAAAGCTCTGGATCTACAATGTCAGACGCCGCCGAATGTAGTGCGACCCGAGGTGGTATATTACCAAACGGCTTGCACATTAGAACTGCAGGTAATTCTTCCCGAAGCCGATATGCAGTACGGGGCACTGCTGCACAATGGACGCTGCATTTGCTTCTGGACACTTGGAACGTCAGAGTCGGTCACATATCAGTTTACACTGAACACCCATTGTCCTTACCAGAGTCTTAGCCACCACATGCAAGGTCGCACCGTTTACTTGAGCATCCTCAAGGCACTGGCCGAAACTTATCCACTTGAATTCAGTTTCTACAAATTCATGAAACCGCAACACGAGAAGCTTAACGGTTTGGAGGAACAGCGTAGATCACATGTGTCCAATTTTGAGAAATATCTGTTGCACAAGGGCTACATTAATGGTAGATCTGTAAAATATAGCGACGATGAACATGATTTCAGTAGTGATGATCAGTCGGAGGAATTCATTCCTGAAGCCTGCCCTGAGAGTGTGGAACGGCCCATTGATCTGTCCGAGCTAATTTGCGATTAG
- the LOC117783003 gene encoding uncharacterized protein LOC117783003, producing the protein MDSGSSSPNFTLNTVYYNHRVLFLTVLGTLTLTLLGCLGCLCCCCCFRWSTRNVESLDAYAPRTQSIVWPPLPEETAHVLELTFLHTPGAVDCLCSACELAKKVRCIENCLNASEYNYWLNETQSVQEDDNATNNSVGYKIISDISESNNSIVARVDPLTKVAFVALLLHILVVVGGIIIYSVVYCKHRAAKRRPLEVKHRLQSPLTLKHVPNIPNCRCHGCLVARQILSGLIVQSIIKERSESAQAQNESP; encoded by the exons ATGGACAGTGGAAGCTCGAGCCCAAACTTTACATTGAACACCGTGTACTACAATCACAGGGTTCTCTTCCTAACTGTGCTGGGCACGTTGACTTTAACCCTCCTTGGTTGTTTGG GTTGcctctgctgttgctgctgcttccgtTGGTCGACGAGAAATGTGGAGAGTCTGGATGCGTATGCTCCACGCACACAGAGCATTGTGTGGCCACCCCTGCCCGAGGAAACAGCTCATGTCCTGGAACTGACCTTTCTACATACACCTGGTGCCGTAGATTGTCTGTGCAGTGCCTGCGAGCTGGCTAAGAAAGTGCGATGCATTGAAAATTGCCTAAATGCATCTGAAT ACAATTACTGGCTTAATGAGACACAGTCAGTGCAAGAGGACGACAATGCGACAAATAATTCAGTTGGCTATAAAATTATTAGCGATATAAGTGAAAGCAATAACAGCATTGTTGCTCGTGTGGATCCACTAACGAAGGTAGCATTCGTGGCATTGCTGCTCCACATACTCGTCGTGGTCGGAG gCATCATCATCTACAGCGTCGTCTACTGCAAACATCGTGCGGCAAAACGAAGGCCGCTGGAGGTAAAACACCGCCTACAAAGTCCGTTAACACTGAAGCACGTGCCCAATATTCCAAATTGCCGTTGTCATGGTTGTCTTGTGGCCAGACAAATTCTGAGTGGCCTGATCGTACAATCCATCATAAAGGAGCGTTCAGAAAGTGCACAAGCACAAAATGAATCACCTTAA